Proteins found in one Geomonas subterranea genomic segment:
- a CDS encoding TlyA family RNA methyltransferase, translating into MAKERLDKLVMERGLAPSRERAKALIMAGQVVVDDHLADKAGLMVPLEAEIRLKGEPLPYVSRGGLKLAQGLDRFAICVEGLVAVDVGASTGGFTDCLLQRGASRVYAVDVGYGQLAWKLREDPRVVNLEKTNIRHLESLPELPDLAVIDASFISLDKVLPPTLRLIKEDATVVALIKPQFEVGRGQVGKGGVVRDEKKHQEVVDNVTGLAQGLGLLVLGVCESPILGPKGNKEFLIHLQKRGNAGPVPEPPDA; encoded by the coding sequence GTGGCGAAGGAAAGACTGGACAAGCTGGTCATGGAACGGGGGCTCGCGCCTTCGCGGGAGAGGGCCAAGGCGCTCATCATGGCGGGACAGGTGGTGGTGGATGATCACCTCGCGGACAAGGCGGGGCTCATGGTGCCGCTGGAGGCGGAAATCCGCCTGAAGGGTGAGCCGCTTCCCTATGTGAGCCGGGGCGGACTCAAACTCGCCCAGGGGTTGGACCGCTTCGCCATCTGCGTGGAGGGACTCGTCGCAGTCGACGTGGGGGCGTCCACCGGCGGGTTCACCGACTGCCTCCTGCAACGCGGCGCCAGCCGGGTCTACGCGGTCGATGTCGGCTACGGCCAGCTCGCCTGGAAGCTGCGCGAAGACCCCCGCGTGGTGAACCTGGAGAAGACCAACATCAGGCACCTGGAGTCGCTGCCGGAGCTCCCGGACCTCGCCGTTATTGACGCCTCCTTCATCTCGCTGGACAAGGTGCTCCCCCCGACGCTGCGCCTCATCAAGGAGGACGCCACCGTCGTGGCGCTGATCAAGCCGCAGTTCGAGGTGGGACGCGGACAGGTCGGGAAGGGGGGCGTGGTCAGGGACGAGAAGAAGCACCAGGAGGTCGTCGACAACGTGACCGGCCTGGCCCAGGGGCTGGGGCTTTTGGTCCTCGGCGTCTGCGAGTCGCCCATCCTCGGCCCAAAGGGGAACAAGGAGTTCCTGATCCACCTGCAAAAACGCGGCAACGCCGGTCCTGTCCCGGAGCCGCCCGACGCTTGA
- a CDS encoding ATP-binding protein — protein sequence MENTIEVDIKVPNKTRYLSLIGKIGEDIARELERYSGDKEVLAYHLNLVLTEAMVNAIKHAGPKEPEKLVRIVITLHRDDLTIRVYDDGQGFDINAIPAPNFEELEDRGRGIFLIRTLMDSVAYRKNCKENMLEMKKKLS from the coding sequence ATGGAAAACACGATCGAGGTCGACATAAAGGTTCCCAACAAGACCAGGTACCTGAGTCTTATCGGGAAGATCGGTGAGGACATCGCCCGGGAGCTGGAGCGTTACAGCGGCGACAAGGAGGTCCTCGCCTACCATCTGAACCTGGTCCTCACCGAGGCGATGGTGAACGCCATCAAGCACGCCGGTCCCAAGGAGCCGGAGAAGCTGGTGCGCATCGTCATCACCCTGCACCGGGACGACCTCACCATCAGGGTCTACGACGACGGGCAGGGGTTCGACATCAACGCCATCCCGGCCCCCAACTTCGAGGAGTTGGAGGACCGGGGGCGGGGAATCTTCCTGATCCGGACCCTGATGGACTCGGTCGCCTACCGTAAGAACTGCAAGGAAAACATGCTGGAGATGAAAAAGAAGCTCTCCTGA
- a CDS encoding PAS domain-containing sensor histidine kinase: MPRFTIFKKILVITLLLSLLPLLVSSAILLLNLQSTSARLSTEISQSDDRQAVESLQMKARDLAENIKDFLHQCESDLLFLSRSPLSRSALLDFYQTRLSEVWQRGASSTAAQGTHEFLPVYRSIALIDKNGREQVVIRNGRFLARDQLADVSNPANTEFKSETYFHKVRALKPGEIYVSHLTGFHVGKQEQLAGAPDPESAYDGRMYQGVIRFGAPLFDAKGAFNGMVLLSLDHRHLMEFTQHIDPGRNASSLFPSYQSGNYAFLFDDEGWIITHPKFWDIRGVDPAGKLVPPYNARSTKAEIDSGRIPFNLDHAGFVHPGYPKVSAAVRAKQEGYVDITNVGGAKKIMAFAPIFYDTGEYARYGVFGGVTIGFQVDRFHEAARKGGRLIARQLGEHRRTSGVIILLTALVSALSAWLLSRGISIPLRQLTQSAGKLAAGDSAARVAVNSADEIGVLAQTFNTMADELDRRKMSLLATLDELRKSRREILDERNFKASVLESISSGIVTFSPEGFLTSINRTGRLFLGDHVTEGMHFREVFQGWGVLGDRIAHVFASNSGYGRETFRFDHAPGKTHFDVGFFPIGHDSEHGLTITLRNETERENLHEEMMRLDRLASLGKLSAGIAHEVRNPLTGISLLLDDLHDQAASNSADKELIKKALAEIERVEKLVNALLNYSSPVRAEFRECDLNRLVNDTVLLLRRPCEKQQVQLLLDEGEVPPFRLDPEKIKQAVLNIIKNAQQALPRGGRIEVRTAVRDRHAVIEISDDGPGIATEDLPLIFEPFFTRKGAGTGLGLSITQRIIEEHQGRVRVESAPGKGTRFTVELPLGGQGKAERP; the protein is encoded by the coding sequence TTGCCACGTTTCACCATCTTCAAAAAGATCCTGGTCATCACGCTGCTGCTTTCCCTGCTGCCGCTTTTGGTCTCGTCCGCCATCCTCCTGCTCAACCTGCAGTCGACCAGCGCCAGGCTCTCCACCGAGATCAGCCAGTCCGACGACAGGCAGGCGGTCGAGTCACTGCAGATGAAGGCGCGGGACCTGGCGGAAAACATCAAGGACTTCCTGCACCAGTGCGAGTCCGACCTCCTCTTTCTCTCCCGCTCGCCCCTCTCCCGCTCCGCGCTGCTCGACTTCTACCAGACCCGGCTTTCCGAGGTGTGGCAGCGCGGCGCCAGTTCCACCGCGGCTCAGGGGACGCACGAGTTTCTCCCCGTCTACCGCTCCATCGCCCTCATCGACAAGAACGGCAGGGAGCAGGTGGTGATCCGCAACGGCCGCTTCCTCGCCAGGGACCAGCTTGCCGACGTCTCCAACCCCGCCAACACCGAGTTCAAGAGCGAGACCTACTTCCACAAGGTGCGCGCCCTGAAGCCCGGGGAGATCTACGTCTCCCACCTGACCGGGTTTCACGTCGGCAAGCAGGAGCAGCTGGCAGGCGCACCCGACCCGGAGAGCGCCTACGACGGCAGGATGTACCAGGGAGTGATCCGCTTCGGGGCGCCGCTGTTCGACGCCAAGGGGGCCTTCAACGGGATGGTGCTCCTCTCCCTGGATCACCGGCACCTGATGGAGTTCACCCAGCACATCGACCCGGGCAGGAACGCATCTTCGCTCTTTCCTTCCTACCAAAGCGGCAACTACGCCTTCCTCTTCGACGACGAGGGGTGGATCATCACCCATCCCAAGTTCTGGGACATCCGGGGCGTCGACCCCGCAGGGAAGCTGGTCCCCCCCTACAACGCCCGATCCACCAAGGCGGAGATCGACAGCGGCCGCATCCCTTTCAACCTCGACCACGCCGGCTTCGTCCATCCGGGGTATCCGAAGGTCTCGGCCGCCGTGCGCGCGAAGCAGGAGGGGTACGTCGACATCACCAACGTCGGCGGCGCCAAGAAGATCATGGCCTTCGCCCCCATATTCTATGACACCGGGGAGTACGCCAGGTACGGCGTCTTCGGAGGAGTCACCATCGGGTTCCAGGTGGACCGCTTCCACGAGGCCGCGCGCAAGGGGGGGCGGCTCATCGCCAGGCAGCTCGGGGAGCACCGCAGAACCAGCGGGGTGATCATCCTCCTGACCGCCCTCGTCTCCGCGCTCTCGGCGTGGCTGCTGTCCCGTGGCATCAGCATCCCGCTCAGGCAACTCACCCAGAGCGCCGGCAAGCTCGCGGCGGGCGACAGCGCCGCGCGCGTCGCGGTCAACTCCGCCGACGAGATCGGGGTCCTGGCGCAGACCTTCAACACCATGGCCGACGAGTTGGACCGCCGCAAGATGAGCCTTCTGGCCACGCTCGACGAACTGAGAAAGTCGCGTCGCGAGATCCTTGACGAGCGCAACTTCAAGGCGAGCGTCCTCGAGAGCATTTCCAGCGGCATCGTCACCTTTTCACCCGAAGGGTTCCTCACCTCCATCAACCGGACCGGCAGGCTCTTTCTCGGAGACCACGTCACCGAGGGGATGCATTTCCGCGAGGTGTTCCAGGGGTGGGGGGTCCTCGGCGACCGCATCGCCCACGTCTTCGCCAGCAACTCCGGCTACGGCCGGGAAACCTTCCGCTTCGACCATGCCCCGGGCAAGACCCACTTCGACGTCGGCTTCTTCCCCATCGGGCACGACTCCGAGCACGGGCTCACCATCACCCTGCGCAACGAGACCGAGCGGGAGAACCTGCACGAGGAGATGATGCGTCTTGACCGGCTCGCCTCGCTTGGAAAACTCTCCGCCGGGATCGCGCACGAGGTGAGAAACCCGCTCACGGGGATCTCGCTTCTTCTGGACGACCTGCACGACCAGGCGGCCTCCAACAGCGCAGACAAGGAACTGATCAAGAAGGCACTGGCGGAGATCGAGCGGGTGGAGAAGCTGGTCAACGCGCTTTTGAACTATTCCTCGCCGGTGCGCGCGGAGTTCCGGGAGTGCGACCTGAACCGGCTGGTCAACGACACCGTGCTGCTGCTGCGTCGCCCCTGCGAAAAACAACAGGTACAGCTCCTGCTGGACGAAGGCGAAGTCCCTCCGTTCAGGCTCGACCCGGAGAAGATCAAGCAGGCGGTATTGAACATAATAAAGAACGCGCAGCAGGCGCTCCCTCGAGGGGGACGCATCGAGGTGCGCACCGCGGTGCGCGACCGTCACGCCGTAATAGAGATTAGCGACGACGGCCCCGGTATCGCCACGGAGGATCTCCCCCTGATCTTCGAGCCTTTCTTCACCAGGAAAGGAGCCGGCACCGGGCTCGGCCTCTCCATCACCCAGCGCATCATCGAGGAACACCAGGGAAGGGTCCGTGTAGAGAGCGCGCCGGGCAAGGGCACCCGCTTCACCGTGGAACTGCCACTTGGCGGGCAAGGAAAAGCTGAACGGCCGTGA
- a CDS encoding histidine triad nucleotide-binding protein: MSDCLFCKMAEGAIPVKKVYEDDILFAIEDINPVAPVHILIIPKKHVVNTLELTPADDQLIGAVHRVAASLARERGFDQEGFRLVNNNNAGAGQSVWHIHFHLLAGRKLGWPPG; the protein is encoded by the coding sequence ATGAGCGATTGTCTGTTCTGCAAGATGGCGGAGGGTGCCATCCCGGTAAAGAAGGTGTACGAGGACGACATCCTCTTCGCCATCGAGGACATAAACCCTGTGGCACCGGTCCACATCCTCATCATCCCCAAGAAACACGTGGTCAACACCCTGGAGCTCACCCCTGCGGACGACCAGCTGATCGGCGCGGTGCACCGGGTCGCGGCGTCCCTGGCGCGGGAGCGCGGCTTCGACCAGGAGGGGTTCCGCCTGGTGAACAACAACAACGCCGGCGCCGGGCAGTCCGTCTGGCACATCCACTTCCACCTGCTGGCGGGGCGCAAGCTGGGGTGGCCTCCCGGCTAG
- a CDS encoding STAS domain-containing protein: MNLASETRNDVVIIYVKEERLDAHNSTELKSAVQKLFEDGKKNVLVDLKDVRFIDSSGLGALVSGFKNAISHQGNLKLSSLQSQVKSMFELTRLHRVFEIFPSTVEAVENFQS; this comes from the coding sequence ATGAACCTGGCGAGCGAGACGAGGAACGACGTTGTAATCATATACGTCAAGGAGGAAAGGCTGGACGCGCACAATTCGACCGAGCTTAAGAGCGCGGTACAGAAGCTTTTCGAGGACGGCAAGAAGAACGTTCTGGTGGACCTGAAGGATGTTCGTTTTATCGACAGTTCCGGGCTGGGCGCGCTGGTTTCGGGGTTCAAGAACGCGATCTCGCACCAGGGGAACTTGAAACTTTCCTCGCTGCAGTCCCAGGTCAAGTCGATGTTCGAGCTGACCCGCCTGCACCGGGTGTTCGAGATCTTTCCTTCCACGGTGGAGGCGGTGGAGAACTTTCAGTCCTAG
- a CDS encoding TRAP transporter substrate-binding protein yields the protein MNLKACLKSLVMAAALALPMAAFAAPAPIVIKFSHVVAQHTPKGQAADYFKKLAEERTKGRVKVEVYPNSQLYKDKEEMEALQLGAVQMLAPSLAKFAPLGVKEFEVFDLPFIFDNYQELHKVTQGPVGAKLLKKLEPKGILGLAYWDNGFKVMSANKPIKNVADFRGQKMRIQSSKVLDSEMRSVGAIPQVLAFSEVYQALQTGVVDGTENPPSNLYTQKMHEVQKYVTLSDHGYLGYACIVNKKFWQGLPADIRTILEGCMKDATKYANDVAKKDNDEALAAVKKSGRSQLISLTPQERTAWKKAMDKAHKDNMGRIGADIVKEVYAATGYNAN from the coding sequence ATGAACCTGAAAGCCTGTTTGAAAAGTCTGGTCATGGCCGCAGCCCTTGCCCTGCCGATGGCCGCATTTGCTGCACCCGCACCCATCGTGATCAAGTTCAGCCACGTCGTCGCGCAGCACACCCCCAAGGGGCAGGCTGCCGACTACTTCAAGAAACTGGCCGAGGAGCGCACCAAGGGGCGCGTCAAGGTCGAGGTCTACCCGAACAGCCAGCTCTACAAGGACAAGGAAGAGATGGAGGCGCTGCAGCTGGGCGCGGTGCAGATGCTGGCGCCATCCCTCGCCAAGTTCGCACCGCTGGGCGTCAAAGAGTTCGAGGTCTTCGACCTCCCCTTCATCTTCGACAACTACCAGGAACTGCACAAGGTTACCCAAGGGCCTGTTGGCGCCAAACTCCTGAAGAAACTTGAGCCCAAAGGGATCCTCGGCCTCGCCTACTGGGACAACGGCTTCAAGGTCATGAGCGCCAACAAGCCGATTAAGAACGTCGCCGACTTCAGGGGCCAGAAGATGCGCATCCAGTCCTCCAAGGTGCTCGATTCCGAGATGCGCTCGGTCGGGGCCATCCCGCAGGTGCTCGCCTTCTCCGAGGTGTACCAGGCGCTGCAGACCGGCGTCGTCGACGGCACGGAGAATCCCCCCTCCAACCTCTACACCCAGAAGATGCACGAGGTGCAGAAATACGTCACCCTCTCCGACCACGGCTACCTCGGCTACGCGTGCATCGTGAACAAGAAGTTCTGGCAGGGGCTGCCGGCCGACATCCGCACCATCCTGGAAGGGTGCATGAAGGACGCCACCAAGTACGCCAACGACGTCGCCAAGAAGGACAACGACGAGGCCCTTGCCGCCGTCAAGAAGTCCGGCCGCAGCCAGCTGATTTCCCTGACCCCGCAGGAGCGCACCGCCTGGAAGAAGGCGATGGACAAGGCCCACAAGGATAACATGGGTCGCATCGGCGCCGACATCGTCAAGGAAGTCTACGCGGCCACCGGCTACAACGCCAACTAA
- the lgt gene encoding prolipoprotein diacylglyceryl transferase: MIFPNIDPVFLRLGPLEFRWYGLMYICGFVAAYFIILSGVKRKGIPLNRDQVADLIFTVAVGVILGGRLGYILFYNFAFYLAHPLKLFAVWEGGMSFHGGLIGALVASFYFIRKFRLSFYPLADVGFLAAPVGLGFGRIGNFINGELYGRVTDLPWGIVFPTGGPLPRHPSQLYEAFLEGPLMFLILYLVSKKVPRDGVVVWSFIALYGLFRFLVEFVRQPDEQIGFVLGGFSMGQMLSLPMFLLGAAMVVHRYRRG; the protein is encoded by the coding sequence ATGATCTTCCCGAACATCGACCCGGTCTTCCTGCGCCTGGGACCGCTGGAATTCCGCTGGTACGGTCTCATGTACATCTGCGGCTTCGTCGCCGCCTACTTCATCATCCTCTCCGGGGTGAAGCGAAAGGGGATCCCCCTGAACCGGGACCAGGTCGCCGACCTGATCTTCACCGTGGCGGTGGGGGTGATCCTTGGGGGACGGCTGGGGTACATCCTGTTCTACAACTTCGCCTTCTACCTCGCCCACCCGCTCAAGCTGTTCGCGGTCTGGGAGGGGGGGATGTCCTTCCACGGCGGGCTGATCGGCGCGCTGGTGGCGAGCTTCTACTTCATCAGGAAGTTCAGGCTGAGCTTCTACCCCCTGGCCGACGTCGGCTTCCTCGCCGCTCCGGTGGGGCTTGGGTTCGGACGGATCGGCAACTTCATCAACGGCGAACTCTACGGGCGCGTCACCGACCTCCCCTGGGGGATCGTCTTCCCCACCGGCGGGCCGCTGCCACGCCATCCGTCGCAGCTCTACGAGGCGTTTCTCGAGGGGCCTCTCATGTTCCTGATCCTGTACCTGGTCTCGAAAAAGGTGCCGCGCGACGGCGTGGTGGTCTGGTCCTTCATCGCGCTGTACGGCCTGTTCCGGTTCCTGGTGGAATTCGTCAGGCAGCCCGATGAGCAGATCGGATTCGTGCTCGGGGGATTCTCGATGGGGCAGATGCTGAGTTTGCCGATGTTCCTGCTGGGCGCGGCGATGGTGGTCCACCGCTACAGGCGGGGATAG
- a CDS encoding TRAP transporter small permease, whose amino-acid sequence MMKYLDHLEEIIITFLIAAATVIIALAVGHRYLSGLPIPALQDWLLTINMSWAQELCIYMFVWMAKFGAAYGVRSGIHVGVDVLVTRLPDSWRKVTVVLAILGGALFTGLIGTLGAKFVWENGMHYAVFNKLGMNVAELIEGPITPDLEWPTWIIYSAVPLGSYLMCFRFLQVGFAFLRTGELPRHDHTHVDGIDEIGTLDSTEALEEYEQHKFNHKDAQGGVK is encoded by the coding sequence ATGATGAAGTATCTTGACCATCTTGAGGAAATAATCATCACCTTCCTCATCGCCGCCGCCACGGTGATCATCGCCCTGGCCGTCGGCCATCGCTATCTGTCCGGCCTGCCCATCCCGGCACTGCAGGACTGGCTGCTGACCATTAACATGAGTTGGGCGCAGGAACTCTGCATCTACATGTTCGTCTGGATGGCCAAGTTCGGCGCCGCCTACGGCGTCAGAAGCGGCATCCACGTCGGCGTCGACGTCCTCGTCACCCGCCTCCCCGATTCCTGGCGCAAGGTGACCGTGGTCCTCGCCATCCTGGGGGGCGCACTCTTCACCGGCCTGATCGGCACGCTGGGCGCCAAGTTCGTCTGGGAGAACGGCATGCACTACGCCGTCTTCAACAAGCTCGGCATGAACGTGGCGGAACTTATCGAAGGACCGATCACCCCTGACCTCGAGTGGCCGACCTGGATCATCTATTCGGCCGTTCCGCTCGGGTCATACCTCATGTGCTTCCGCTTCCTCCAGGTCGGCTTCGCCTTCCTGCGCACCGGGGAACTGCCGCGCCACGACCACACCCACGTCGACGGCATCGACGAGATCGGCACGCTCGATTCCACCGAGGCCCTGGAGGAGTACGAGCAGCACAAGTTCAACCACAAGGATGCGCAGGGGGGTGTGAAATGA
- a CDS encoding UbiD family decarboxylase, with translation MGYKDLASCVADLERTGALVRIDCEVSSELEIGSIQRRVYQAGGPALLFTRVEGSSFPMLGNLFGTLERTRYIFRDTLKAVERLVKLKVDPRCALREPATLAGAVPAAWHLLPKNVSDGPILANRTSIDKLPQLKSWPDDGGAFITLPQVYSESALQPGLRHSNLGMYRVQLSGGEYRENEEIGLHYQIHRGIGFHHAEAIAKGEPFRVNIFVGGAPSMTVAAVMPLPEGMPELSFAGLLAGHRIEMVRREGKLPMPAQADFCITGVIDPTKTLPEGPFGDHFGYYSLAHHFPVLKVEEVFHRDGAIWPFTTVGRPPQEDTSFGAFIHELTGPLIPTVIPGVKAVHAVDAAGVHPLLFAMGSERYVPYGERRTPQELLTIANAVLGQGQLSLAKYLMIAAHEDAPRLDIHDIPAFLGHVLERIDLRRDLHFQTATTMDTLDYSGSGLNSGSKVVFAAIGEKRRSLGTELPPGLRLAPGFSEPALCLPGVVAVQGPACRTLKGEPDVQMEALCAELEGVEGLEAFPLIVVCDDSRFTAAELNNFLWVTFTRSDPAADIYGVGASTVCKQWGCRGPLIIDARIKPHHAPPLIEDPAVEKRVDQLAAPGGPLHGLY, from the coding sequence TTGGGATATAAAGACCTTGCATCTTGCGTGGCGGACCTGGAGCGCACCGGCGCCCTGGTGAGGATCGACTGCGAAGTTTCGTCGGAACTGGAGATCGGTTCCATTCAGCGACGGGTGTACCAGGCGGGAGGTCCGGCCCTCCTCTTCACGAGGGTCGAGGGGAGTTCCTTCCCCATGCTGGGCAACCTGTTCGGAACCCTGGAGCGGACCAGGTACATCTTTCGCGACACCCTGAAGGCGGTGGAGCGCCTGGTGAAGCTCAAGGTCGACCCCCGCTGCGCGCTGCGCGAGCCCGCGACACTCGCGGGTGCCGTTCCCGCGGCGTGGCACCTGCTACCCAAGAACGTGAGCGACGGCCCCATCCTCGCCAACCGCACCAGCATCGACAAACTCCCCCAGTTGAAGTCGTGGCCCGATGACGGCGGCGCCTTCATCACCCTGCCGCAGGTCTACTCCGAGAGCGCGTTGCAGCCGGGGCTGCGCCATTCGAACCTGGGGATGTACCGGGTCCAGCTCTCCGGCGGGGAGTACCGCGAGAACGAGGAGATAGGGCTCCACTACCAGATCCATCGCGGCATCGGGTTCCATCATGCCGAGGCGATCGCGAAGGGGGAGCCGTTCCGGGTCAACATCTTCGTCGGGGGTGCCCCCTCGATGACCGTGGCCGCCGTGATGCCTCTCCCGGAGGGGATGCCCGAGCTCTCCTTCGCGGGGCTTCTGGCCGGGCACCGCATCGAGATGGTGCGGCGTGAGGGGAAGCTCCCGATGCCGGCCCAGGCCGACTTCTGCATCACCGGCGTCATCGACCCCACCAAGACCCTTCCCGAGGGGCCCTTCGGGGACCACTTCGGTTACTACAGCCTGGCGCACCACTTCCCGGTGCTGAAGGTGGAGGAGGTCTTCCACCGCGACGGCGCCATCTGGCCCTTCACGACAGTGGGGCGCCCGCCGCAGGAGGACACCTCCTTCGGCGCCTTCATCCACGAGCTCACCGGGCCGCTGATCCCCACCGTGATCCCCGGGGTGAAGGCGGTGCACGCCGTGGACGCGGCGGGGGTGCATCCCCTTCTCTTCGCCATGGGGAGCGAGCGCTACGTCCCGTACGGGGAGCGGCGCACCCCCCAGGAGCTTCTCACCATCGCCAACGCGGTGCTGGGGCAGGGGCAGCTCTCACTGGCCAAGTATCTGATGATCGCGGCCCACGAGGACGCGCCGAGGCTCGACATCCACGACATCCCGGCGTTTCTCGGGCACGTCCTGGAGCGGATCGACCTGCGCCGCGACCTCCATTTCCAGACCGCCACCACCATGGACACCCTGGACTACTCCGGGTCCGGCCTGAACAGCGGCTCCAAGGTGGTGTTCGCGGCGATTGGGGAGAAGCGGCGCTCGCTCGGGACCGAGCTCCCCCCTGGCCTGAGACTCGCCCCCGGCTTCTCGGAGCCGGCCCTGTGCCTTCCCGGCGTCGTCGCCGTGCAGGGGCCTGCCTGCCGCACCCTGAAGGGGGAGCCGGACGTGCAGATGGAAGCCCTTTGCGCGGAGCTTGAAGGTGTGGAGGGGCTGGAGGCTTTCCCGCTCATCGTCGTCTGCGATGACAGCCGCTTCACGGCGGCGGAGCTGAACAACTTCCTCTGGGTCACCTTCACCCGGTCGGACCCCGCCGCGGACATCTACGGAGTCGGCGCGAGCACCGTCTGCAAGCAGTGGGGGTGCCGCGGCCCCCTGATCATCGACGCGCGGATCAAGCCGCACCACGCGCCGCCGCTGATCGAAGACCCGGCGGTGGAGAAAAGGGTGGACCAGCTGGCGGCGCCGGGCGGGCCGCTGCACGGGTTGTATTAA
- a CDS encoding DUF4124 domain-containing protein has translation MKRLLVLLLLLYPLSAVAETYQWTDERGTVNFADELGQVPKKYRKKARRLGDEGAAPVVNEERGAEPAKAKPDEAQAGKKVYGGKDEAAWRREFLQAEFNLKNAESDLATLKGRLSDTSRMNRSDYLSIQNSIRYAEDRVQAQQKRLDQLRETADRLGVPQDFRK, from the coding sequence ATGAAGAGATTGCTCGTGTTGTTGCTCCTGCTCTACCCGCTGTCCGCTGTGGCGGAAACCTACCAGTGGACCGACGAAAGGGGTACGGTGAACTTCGCCGATGAACTGGGACAGGTCCCCAAGAAGTACCGCAAGAAGGCGAGGAGGCTGGGGGATGAAGGTGCCGCCCCCGTCGTGAACGAGGAGAGGGGTGCCGAGCCCGCCAAGGCCAAGCCGGACGAGGCACAGGCGGGGAAGAAGGTCTACGGGGGCAAGGACGAGGCCGCCTGGCGCAGGGAGTTCCTGCAGGCCGAGTTCAACCTGAAGAACGCGGAATCGGACCTGGCCACCCTCAAGGGGAGGCTCTCCGACACCTCGCGCATGAACCGATCCGACTACCTCTCCATTCAGAACAGCATCAGGTATGCCGAGGACCGGGTCCAGGCGCAGCAGAAAAGGCTCGACCAGTTGCGCGAGACCGCGGACCGTCTCGGCGTCCCTCAAGACTTCAGAAAGTAG
- a CDS encoding sigma-54-dependent transcriptional regulator, whose amino-acid sequence MEKILIIDDESFICENVQRILSSEGFDVLAASSGQQARDVVSAEEIDLALLDLNLGTEDGIDVLKSLKEIDPELLVIIITGYGSVETAVESLKLGAFHYMKKPFKADALRLIVKLALKTQTLKREVRKLRRGDGSLPGSSPIIGKSEAFNEVVAQVREIARMSSTVLITGESGTGKELVARAIHDLSDRKDASFVAINCASIPATLLESELFGHEKGSFTGAGARKKGLFEEAHHGTIFLDEIGEMDMAMQAKLLRVLQEKSIRRVGAVKDIDIDVRVVAATNRDLMQRIAEKSFREDLFYRLNVFPIHIPPLRERTADIAALASYFLDDFSRSFGRQFRDVSPEAQRLMAQYAWPGNVRELRNVIERICIMRSGPTLLPEHLPLEIRSGSGDAPAPGGAGAIAVPDGLGLEEAICSIEKSLIEQALQKSGGNVLQTAANLKIPRGTLRYKMDKYGL is encoded by the coding sequence ATGGAAAAGATACTGATCATAGACGACGAGTCCTTCATCTGCGAAAACGTGCAGCGCATCCTCTCCAGTGAGGGGTTCGATGTCCTGGCCGCCAGCTCGGGACAGCAGGCCCGCGACGTGGTCTCAGCAGAGGAGATCGACCTCGCCCTTCTGGACCTGAACCTCGGCACCGAGGACGGCATCGACGTGCTGAAAAGCCTGAAGGAGATCGACCCGGAGCTCCTGGTGATCATCATCACCGGCTACGGCTCGGTGGAAACCGCGGTGGAATCCCTCAAGCTAGGCGCCTTCCACTACATGAAAAAACCGTTCAAGGCCGACGCGCTCCGGCTCATCGTGAAGCTCGCCCTGAAGACGCAGACCCTGAAGCGGGAGGTGAGAAAGCTGAGGCGCGGCGACGGTTCGCTGCCGGGCTCCTCCCCCATCATCGGCAAAAGCGAGGCCTTCAACGAGGTGGTGGCCCAGGTGCGCGAGATCGCGCGCATGTCGTCGACGGTGCTGATAACCGGCGAGTCCGGCACAGGCAAGGAACTCGTGGCCCGCGCCATCCACGACCTCTCCGACCGTAAAGACGCCTCCTTCGTCGCCATCAACTGCGCCTCCATTCCCGCCACCCTCCTGGAAAGCGAACTATTCGGACACGAGAAAGGGTCCTTCACCGGGGCCGGCGCGAGAAAGAAGGGCCTCTTCGAAGAAGCCCACCACGGCACCATCTTCCTCGACGAGATCGGGGAGATGGATATGGCCATGCAGGCGAAACTGTTGCGGGTGCTGCAGGAGAAGAGCATCCGCAGGGTCGGTGCGGTCAAGGACATCGACATCGACGTCCGCGTGGTCGCGGCAACGAATCGGGACCTCATGCAGCGCATCGCCGAGAAGAGCTTCCGGGAGGACCTCTTCTACCGTCTGAACGTGTTCCCGATCCACATCCCCCCCTTGCGGGAACGGACCGCCGACATCGCGGCACTCGCCAGTTACTTCCTGGACGACTTCAGCCGTTCCTTCGGGCGCCAGTTCCGTGACGTGTCACCCGAAGCCCAACGGCTCATGGCGCAGTACGCCTGGCCCGGCAACGTGAGGGAGCTCAGGAATGTGATCGAGCGCATTTGCATCATGCGCAGCGGCCCCACCCTCCTGCCTGAGCATCTGCCGTTGGAGATCAGGAGCGGCAGCGGCGACGCGCCCGCACCCGGCGGGGCCGGCGCCATAGCGGTCCCGGATGGGCTGGGGCTGGAAGAGGCGATCTGCAGCATCGAGAAGTCGCTCATCGAACAGGCGCTGCAAAAGAGCGGAGGGAACGTGCTGCAGACGGCCGCGAACCTCAAGATCCCGCGCGGCACACTGCGCTACAAGATGGACAAGTACGGCCTCTAG